The following coding sequences are from one Dermacentor andersoni chromosome 5, qqDerAnde1_hic_scaffold, whole genome shotgun sequence window:
- the LOC140218453 gene encoding uncharacterized protein: MEKRKTNFSEEERAVLLELVSRHRSVVENKKTDAVSVSRKRESWKKIEDEFNCRHSVTPRTWGQLKKCWENLKDKWRRCNAQDMRERFSTGGGTPSPSQATDELQQVGAIASHMAVRLSNPFDSDRSGHHAVPGESQSCQTQCTPAVVALLSQTQNGSLGSQDAADEPDYWSWDDAGRPQAEPETNAAPLPTTTESRELVHGTASPDAVVTEPGAAATSSGPVPAGTRRPATSSSQRQTAVALELAARLSAIKDDREEKKKEHLLKTKYMRLEHKYKSLHRRAEHEQTMQLLRLKEANQKTKAEILKLQLEALKKK; this comes from the exons AtggagaaaaggaaaacaaactttTCCGAAGAAGAACGCGCCGTGCTCCTGGAgcttgtttcgcgccatcgcagcGTGGTCGAGAACAAGAAAACGGACGCTGTATCCGTCAGTCGAAAACGGGAGTCATGGAAAAAAATCGAGGACGAGTTCAACTGCCGCCATAGCGTGACGCCGCGGACGTGGGGCCAACTTAAAAAGTGTTGGGAAAACCTCAAAGACAAGTGGCGCAGGTGTAACGCGCAAGACATGCGGGAGCGGTTTTCTACAG GTGGCGGTACACCCTCACCTAGCCAAGCGACCGACGAGCTACAGCAAGTCGGAGCTATAGCGTCACACATGGCAGTTCGACTGTCCAATCCATTCGACAGCGACCGCAGCGGACATCACGCTGTGCCAGGCGAATCGCAGTCATGCCAAACCCAGTGCACACCTGCTGTCGTTGCACTACTGTCGCAGACGCAGAACGGGTCTCTAG GTAGTCAAGACGCGGCTGATGAGCCCGACTACTGGTCATGGGATGATGCTGGAAGGCCACAAGCAGAACCTGAAACGAATGCTGCCCCATTACCGACCACCACAGAGAGCCGAGAGCTCGTTCACGGTACAGCAAGCCCAGATGCTGTTGTGACAGAGCCAGGTGCTGCCGCAACTTCAAGCGGTCCTGTGCCAGCTGGAACAAGACGCCCCGCGACAAGCAGCAGCCAGAGACAGACGGCGGTCGCCCTTGAACTGGCTGCCCGCCTCAGTGCCATCAAGGATgaccgtgaagaaaaaaaaaaggaacatttaTTGAAAACGAAATACATGCGCCTCGAGCACAAATACAAATCTTTGCATAGGCGAGCTGAACATGAGCAAACTATGCAGCTTCTTCGGCTTAAAGAAGCTAACcaaaaaacaaaagcagaaaTTCTAAAGCTTCAGCTAGAAGCTTTGAAGAAAAAGTAA
- the LOC126529986 gene encoding putative nuclease HARBI1, whose amino-acid sequence MAACYGSLADFADFAGRVRSITEDEAYRYVSPLRPRLKDRQNPMEVYNDAEFSWRYRFSKQAVLRLLEMLPLVPKDNERGHPVPPLLQLLIALRFYGAGTFQVVTGDLVNVSQATVSRIIARMSRMIAETLFPQLVKLPNANDLASVMEEFYTIARFPGVSGCIDCTHVPIRSPGGDEAEVFRCRKGYFSINVQAITGPRLQFFDVVASWPGSAHDSRIFDNSRARVQYEEGNVPGILLGDKGYPCRSYLMTPFRETQSSPQHRYNKCHSRTRCSVERAFGVWKRRFPCLEMTLQIKTRSVPIVITACAALHNFGHLLKDPVPPPAQCQATHNAASQAPTPSFQPTPPGMSPLPDTASGFRIRDRIVAQYFT is encoded by the exons ATGGCCGCCTGCTACGGCAGCCTCGCCGACTTTGCCGATTTCGCCGGACGTGTGCGCAGTATTACGGAGGATGAGGCATACCGATACGTGTCGCCATTACGGCCACGGCTTAAGGATCGACAGAATCCAATGGAAGTATACAACGACGCAGAATTCTCGTGGCGGTACCGCTTTTCCAAGCAAGCTGTGCTACGGCTGTTGGAAATGCTGCCACTGGTCCCAAAAGACAACGAACGCGGTCACCCCGTGCCGCCGCTGCTCCAGCTGCTAATCGCGCTGCGATTCTACGGCGCCGGAACTTTTCAGGTTGTCACCGGGGACCTCGTTAATGTTTCGCAAGCAACTGTGTCTCGAATAATTGCGCGAATGTCAAGAATGATTGCCGAGACTTTGTTCCCGCAGCTCGTGAAGTTGCCAAATGCTAATGATTTGGCATCCGTAATGGAGGAGTTCTACACCATCGCACGGTTTCCTggtgtgagcgggtgcattgaCTGCACTCATGTACCCATCAGAAGTCCCGGAGGAGATGAAGCGGAGGTTTTTCGCTGTCGAAAGGGGTACTTCTCCATCAATGTCCAG GCAATCACAGGGCCTCGGCTTCAATTTTTTGATGTGGTTGCCAGCTGGCCCGGCTCGGCACATGACAGCCGAATTTTCGATAATAGTCGAGCCAGAGTGCAGTACGAAGAAGGGAATGTCCCTGGCATCCTACTTGGTGACAAGGGGTACCCCTGCAGATCCTATCTCATGACCCCTTTTCGAGAGACACAAAGCAGCCCTCAGCACAG GTACAACAAGTGCCACTCCAGGACTCGCTGCAGTGTTGAGAGGGCGTTTGGAGTATGGAAACGAAGGTTTCCTTGCCTTGAAATGACTCTTCAGATAAAAACAAGATCAGTTCCCATCGTCATCACAGCTTGTGCTGCACTACACAACTTCGGCCACCTGCTGAAAGACCCTGTCCCACCTCCTGCGCAATGCCAGGCAACACACAACGCCGCTTCGCAAGCTCCCACTCCCTCCTTTCAACCAACGCCACCAGGCATGTCTCCGTTGCCAGACACAGCAAGTGGTTTCAGGATCAGAGATCGCATAGTCGCACAGTATTTTACGTAA